The Lolium perenne isolate Kyuss_39 chromosome 6, Kyuss_2.0, whole genome shotgun sequence genome segment ttgtggacagcatcttctccatctgcccatctgtttgctatttccattaacgcggatactgtctttgggttggtccttcccaagtcctcgacaaaatctccacgcctgattcctgcgacaaacgcatctatcgctctttcgtcagatatattttctgccgagtttttgatgatgttccacctttggatatattttctcattggctcgtctggcttttgtcgacatgctctcaactcctctaacgacgcaggttttttgcacgtggaccacacgtcctcgaagctttcccaactgtcgatagatcctggagggagtttctttatccaagaccgtgcagctccactcaaatgcacatggatgctttgcatagctgttgctctggttcctcctgtgagtttctccgtctcgagataatcaactagccaatcttctggatcttgaaggccgtcgaattttttgaaattatcaggcaacttgaatcccgaaggtactcgagtttttcgcactctcctcgtgaagcacggcaaaccgcacatatcatcgtcgtttaactctggggactgtcgatgttctcttctgctttgtcgcgctctgtcgacccttgcttgtgctgccgtatctattgctccacttggtccttcaggagctgctgctgctgccgcaggtcgtggactattttgccttgctgttccttcgggaggtgttgatacaaacgccgtccccatggcaccaactcctgctatcgccatgttgtaaagtgtttcccttggatctcctggaggtggtttagatgcgaggataaaagcatgtgtcgccatatacccagcctctggtgtcttagggatgatgtttcctcttgtatctatcgacataaaggacatgtcgaggttttggaccaagtgctctctttctgcttcgggtatgtgttgtaaccttgatcttgctctgttccgagcttccctgtggctatcacccgaagttctagattgtcgactcaactctgcccttctcctttggatgcgaagctgcctcctttcttctatttAACTCAAAttgctgtttttccaattctcttgcggctcgtgcgagcctatattgatatgcttgtaattcctccggcgtggctgtggtggccattggttacgagccgtccatagctctcgcggctctatcccatgccgcttgcgggagtcgaactacGTGTCGCGGccgtggcccgacgtatttattgcccaaacctcgtcgcagatcggagggatcgacgtatggatttcccagatcgtcgaaagcctcggatgtttcctcttggtcattgcttgactctccaatgacataaatctgatgatattttgtattcagatctatgttgggtttggtgacaccatcgttgagattggtgaagaccttgcccactatagtggatttgtcgatgaagtcgtaactgtcgacactgcttgagccatcgcttatatatgagtccgcagatgactcaaacgatatgtcgctgaagatcttggcgagtttctctcttgccctgatgctgatgtagcgtgacgacgaagtttcttcttctcctgatttggttgacgatgtatagcttgaaaaatcggaatcgaccgccgatgatcccgacgaaatcggaatttcgacacgatacgatccttctttctcgacgcaaaagtgaaaccttccgaacgtcatctccataggctccgccagatacgcatatgcatccaaacgggagggtgggtgaggaacaaaatcgacagaaccagcagcgatctgtttacctcgatccattgcgttgcttgcggttgatgatgtcgaagatcttgaacgtgccatcgagatcagatccttacgcctctagttcccacagacggcgccaattgacaaggtatcaacttgtcaatgcctatggattgtaggctagggtttagttggaagtagagggcaagtagatctcgaaggtttcagccgaaaagtactcgacgattatgaaaactagggtttgtaaacaatgattcgatgatctctgcgtccctcgactcccccttatataggaggcggagccgagggattcgtgctgtacaagttacagagtccggggaggtttctaactcatcccgtaagattacaaataagactttctattacaactttagctttccttaataatatcttgggcttccgaatcttcttattcttcgggtaatgggccttcagtaaaccccgggtactatcttcggcaggcccatttgggatgcctatgtcacctggaATTTACTGTTAGAATCAAAGGTGTACCTAATTCCAAATCATGTTTGGATGTACAACCCATTGAAATTGATGTTTTCCATGGATGAAGGCAGTCCGGACCGGCGCCGCCCCTGCTCACcctcccgctgccgccgctgctcACCCTCCCGCCGCTGGCAAGTGTGGACCGGCGCCGCCGCTGCTCACCATCCCGCCGCCGACAAGTCTGGATCGGCGCCGGCGCTGCTCACCCTTCAGCCGCCGCTGCTCATCCTCCCATAGCCGGCAAGCAAGTCTAGACCGGTGCCGTTGCTGCTCATCCTCCTGCCTTCTACGCAGCCGCTGCTAACCCGCTTGCCGCCGCCGTTGTTGATGCTCCCTCCGCCGCTGCTCATCCTCCCATCGCCACCTACCCACGATTTAGGGTTTGGGGAAGGGAGACGGCAAGCCGCAGGTAGAGGGGCGGCTATGGGGAATAGGGGCGGGGATGTTCTGGCTCTGGAAGAGGGCGGCCATGGGAGGGGGAGGTCGAGGAAGGGAGACGGCGAGCCGCCGCTGTCCCCGTTGCCATCGGGAGGGAGGGGCTCGATCGAGTCTCGACCTCCAGCGAACAGGTACGCGGGGTGGGTGGGGAGGGGGTGTTTTTCCACGGGATTCCGAGGGTCCAACCTCTGAATCGTGGGAGGACAATTTGCACGCGGTCGAGTTGGGCTCGGAATTTGGTTCGGTTTCCACGGATCAATTCTGAGGGCAAACCAAACGGCAGAATTTGTGGAATCGGTCCAAATTCCAATTCCACGTCCAGTTTCTACGCATCCAAACACAGTGGGCGGCTAacttaagccatgcatcattcatggtggaaatttacagcgaaccatagtgGGCATTCTATGACGCATCTTCAATAAAAATCTatgcccatagtaaataaaaggattgctgagatgctcattgtctgtttgtcttgtcattttggcatgtgaTTGCTCTTATGCAAGAGTATTTCCGTATCATGGGGcaggaggtaccccgttggcgttctcgatgatacatgtatacttacaatgacaagaacttatttgggacctaagttgattagcatgaggtttaggtactcgtattcaaggggcacgagattttcaacttgtgatttgtcaagcatataactcatatttgccctcacattaaatttaaccattcaagatgcttatgataggggtaatgagagcTTAAAGCTATATCATACTTTTTGGAATGTTTATAgaacttgttaatcttgcttccTTCTACGAAGTAtcctttttttacttttatgttgagtcttcatcttcttgctttatgcaccaagTAAGAGAGCAAAGTTGTCATTCTGAGTGCAATGtgtatagtcccaaaattattattgattgattcatgactatgttattgcttgttctcaaattacttgtatctagttacCCTTTGGACTTtacaggtgtcctagcatttatgttttgctatttcataaaggacaagctgagtaccactttgctatgttttctctatgctcataaataagcagttgctttcaatgcacaattattcatgatccttcgttttagttacttctcatgttataacatagttgctaagttctattgttagaattatatctatcatgtctatgtttaGAGTCTTCGATCCCAGCTTACAatgctttacaataacttgatcaagattgtgttggctgcatgtcacctcaaaaattattttgttatcacttacctactcgaggacgagaaggagttaagcttggggatgctgatacgccgcgaacgtatctataatttttgatactccatgcttgttttacaccaattgctatatctTTTGTgttacacttcgtggcatttttatgtattttccagaactaacctattgacaagatgccacagtgccagttccatgttttctgatgttttgtatttcagaaaagttgtacaggaaatattctcggaatcggacgaaacaaaagtcaaagttcctatttttcccggagtgaagacggagtccagaggagagacaaagagacgaagaggggccacagggtggccataccaggcctaggcgcggcctaggccctggccgcgcctaggggtggtctagggccacctggcctccaccgacctcgcccttccgcctattagaAGCCTCCCAAAGCGTGAATCCTAGAAAATAAGCCTCCGTCCACAAAAAGTTAtgtagctccgccgccgccgaagacaagatccgggggacagaagtctctgttccggcaccctgccgggatggggaattacccccggagccatctccatcgactccaccgccatctccatcgatgtTGCTGACTCCCGTGATGAGgagagagtagttctcccccgaggctgagggttttaccggtagctatgtggtctatctatctctccatgtatgatctttatgtgatcatgagctttgtaatctaattGAATAAGtggatgttattcttcaactattgtgctactcgagtggttttattatgtgatctccggggacatcttgtccaacggtgtgaaggtgacagtgtgcacaccttatttgtttcttatgcttaatttacataaatacttatgaattatggtgtctagttagtaccatatttgtatgctcaaagtgacagtgtgaggcgtccatagattgggaatgcgaactttaaggagtgcttatGCATTCCTACGCAGTGAATTtatgtttattatcaaaccgaagagtggttcagagtagcgtaGTGAAGAGATAATATCGATGcattcaattatggtatcattgttgagagtgtccactagtgaaagtatgatccctaggtcttgtttctaagcattgaaacaccgtttacaaccagttctgctacatttTTGCttactgccatttttatttcggaTTGCAATTAcaactcataatcatccatattacttgtatttcaccatctcttcgccgactagtgcacctatacacctgacaagtgtattggatgtgttggggacacaagagatttcttgtatcgtaattgcagggttgcttgagagggatgtctttaacctctacctccctgagttcgataaaccttgggtgatccacttaagggaaacttgctgctgttctacaaacctctgcacttggaggccaaacactgtctacaagaatagaaccgtgcgtagacatcagagacCTTAGGAATCCATCCAATCCTTTGCAAACCTCTGGTAAATCTTAAATTGAATGCTTCCTGTGATTGCTTCCACCTAGAACCCCTTTAGTTTTAAGAGTACTTGGATCGAAGGGAATGTTTGAAATTTTCTCAAACCACAAAATTGATTGGTCAAAATAGATATGAAGCTTTTAGATCATGGCCAAGGTTAGCGTCTCTCTCAAATCACTCACAAAATTCCTGACGAATTAAGGATTGAAGGTAGGAGAGAGGGAGGGAAGCCCGAATCTCATATTTGAAAATGGAGAATTCAATGTTGGGCTAACCCTGAAGACGTAAGGCCTTTATAAAAGTGAGGGCCGGAAACTAGCTATTTTGGAGAACTTAATGGGACACCAAACATGACATCACACAATAAGTTTTATACAATTAGTTGAAACTAAAAGCCTGGTATGCACCCTTCACTATAGGTGCTGAAGAGTTTGGCTTTTCAAACATCGGATAGTCAGACCCGGTTCATAGAGGAGGCCCGTACATAATTCAGCCGATGGCCAACGTTACAAGTTTTTTGTCCTTAGTTACAAGCGCCGGGAAGTCCAAATGCAGCAATAGAGAGCACTCAGGCATGGGTCATGCAATGTATGACACCCAGTGGAGAACACCTAGCCACCGAACAGTTTGACATATTAAGGATCAGATAGTCCGGTGagctatatttttttattttagcaTGTTGTCTTGTCTTCTTTAGCAAAGCTTCAACATAATTTCTTGTGGATGGGGAGGTAATATAGTGGAGAAGGTACATCACCACCCTTGATTCCCTCTTAATAGTGTGGAGTGATTGTAAATGGGAAAGTCTCCATATTTAAACTTTCGATACGGCATCTTGATCCTTTTTACCGTTTCTGTTGGCCGACAATCTATGGCACTCGAATGAAtgaacatgcttatgcatttaccaGCCTAGTTCTTTCAATTTATCGTCATAAATAACAACATAtggataataatgatgtaaatgcACTTTCTGTCTCCCCTTTTAGCATGATGACAACATGGACTAAATAAAGTTCACAAGGATATATAACAAAAATAAATAGCGAGCATGATATCTATGAGTCTGAAGCACCAAGTTTCTCCAATGGTGTCTGATCTCAACCGTCCGTGTCCCACTGAACAGCTCGCGATGTCCTTCTATCCACAATATTATCCCACCCCTCCCTTCGTCCCAAAACCCCCTCTCCCTCCCCTCATCCATTCCCCCGGCCATGGCCACCGCCACGCTCCCTCTCCGCCTCCTCTCCTCCAGAACCCCAGCCCTCcacgccgcctccttcctccccGCGCGCGCCTCTCTTTCCTTCGCCGCTTCCGCGCCCCGCCACTGGCGCATTCTCGCATCCGCCGAGGAGGCGCCCGCTCCGGTGGACAGCGAGGTGGATGTGCTAGAGGAGCCTGCAGAGGAAGTGGCGGAGGATGCCGCGGTTCCGGAACCTGTTGAGGTTCAGCTAGCCGCTGCAGGTGCCGGGAAGGACGCCGACATCTTCGCCGTTGTCATGGTGGGATTGCTCGCTCTTTCATTCACTGCCCTCCAAAGTTTCAATTCTGGTCCAGataaaaaaatggaaaaaaacAAATCTAGCGCCTTCTTGTCCTGCATTACCTGTACTCGAGCTGTATCTTGTGGTGCAGTTAGGACTTCATGCTTCTGCTGGGGCTGCACTTTAGGCTGTGTCGTGAATAGACTACTTACAGAAATGTGCACTCAGTGTTTATTAGGATGTGCAGGTCACTGTgttagcaaattgatttttatTCCAACTGATTTAGTGGTAAAAACCTACAATTGTGTGCAATTGCAAAATGCGGGATCTGCAAATGATGCATCTTCGGAGTTCAGAGAGCTTTTGTGTGCTGTGATTTGTGATTACAGGAGGAAACTATTTTGATTTCTGTTTTCTGGTTTGCAGATTGGGTCGAGACAATACATTGTGATGCCCGGTCGGTATATATACACGCAGAGGCTAAAAGACGCCAATGTCAACGATCAGGTTAGTGATTGTATTTTTGATACATATTTTCGTTGAAGAATCCCAAGTCTCTGCCTGCCTGTTTTCAAGACTGTAGGTAATGTTTTTGGTATGTTGTTTCCATCCAGCATTTATGGATGGGGAAAGAAATTCCTTTCTAGAATCACCTTACTGCATTATAGACTTCTAGTTCTTATAGCAGTAGTTAACTATGAAGTATTTGTTCAAGAGCTAAAGAAGAGCGCTGCTCTTTCATTTTGGCATGATTTTCATACTGCTTCCAGTGAGTAGGAATACTTGTGACTAGCTATCTTAGGGATTCAAGGAAAGGTCTCTCATTTTAATACCTACTCCCTATGTCCACTCCTTGGTCCTGATGAACTGGCGCAGTATGCACGTGTGGTTAGGAAAGTATCCCACCTGCGGTTCAGTTAGTTAACTTTGTCGATTGGAATGTACAACTGCTGGGAATGAAATCTTGAGGCGCGATAAGATTGTCAAAAGAATACATTGAAAACCATTTTTTTGGGAGGATTGATAAGGTTAGCTGACTTATATTGCTCAATATAGTCGGTTGTGTTAAGCCTGTAAACAAAGATGGTATAAGATGTTGAGGGTGATGAAATAGAGAAAAAATACAAACAATGTAGGTCTACTACGATTATGTTGAATTATCTGTGAAGTAAAGGGACAAACATTGAAAAGATGCTGCAGATAGTACATTGAGAAGTTATGTAGAGTTGGTATTGAGTTAGTACATTATAGGAAATCAAGGAGTCATCCTGCAAGTATAGAAACGTCTTAATGTCAGCAAATGTCTGT includes the following:
- the LOC127344955 gene encoding large ribosomal subunit protein bL21c; the encoded protein is MATATLPLRLLSSRTPALHAASFLPARASLSFAASAPRHWRILASAEEAPAPVDSEVDVLEEPAEEVAEDAAVPEPVEVQLAAAGAGKDADIFAVVMIGSRQYIVMPGRYIYTQRLKDANVNDQIILNKVLLVSTRDKAYIGMPVVTNAAVHAVVEEQGLDDKVIIFKFKKKKKYQRKAGHRQPNTRLRITGISGYEEYPADPILQVPA